A stretch of DNA from Triticum dicoccoides isolate Atlit2015 ecotype Zavitan chromosome 2A, WEW_v2.0, whole genome shotgun sequence:
gcATGCCATAcgatcataggggtgagtgtatgcgggtGATTTCGATTGTACCgtgttcaataaataaaggatcatCTTGATCGTGATTGTGTCAAATTAGTTCATTTCATCCATAATATGTTTATTACTCTAAATGATTGTGAAAGCATTTCATGAAATACATGGCCGACATTTTCAAAAGGAAATACACTAAGCTCATGTTAGGTGGAAATAATTATTTTAACATGGAGGAATCAACATCATCTTTTATCCACCCTTGGCCTTGTTGCCACTATAACTCAACATTCAAAGGATGTCACGGCTATTCTTGATAGCTAAATATGCACATATACATTTTACATATCATCAACTTCACTTAGTTTCCAACCAAGCATATAATAGTTAAATATTTATTTACCCTGCGGTACTCCCTTAAGAGAAATATGTTGTCATGAGTACAACACAAATGATATTCGCAAAAAAAAGAGTATCATTTTTCAGGACTCGAGTCTTTTGCAACTTATAGTTTTGTCACTTATAAAATCAAGTTTACTTGAGATATTGTGATCGGATAATTTTATGCAATTTTGGTCGGAAAACTCATAATACACTTCATATCATCTTACTGCAGTATCACCATTTTCTAGGCTTAAGAAACACATAATTTCGTAAAGGCAAAATTCTTGCTAGTACTCATAATACTATGTGAGTTAGTGGCCACAAAGTAAAAACATGGGGAATTCAAAGTAAATTGAAGGCTAAAAGACAAAGAAAGATAGAATTATCTCTTGAAAGGGGACGAATTATATAACAAAAATGATTTAAAGACAACCCTTAAGTTTGTTAAATGAGTAATCCTACGAATATCATAGCAAAAGGAAGGCTAACAAGGTGGCTCACAAAATTGCTAAGCTCCAAGAGACCCCCTTTCCGCAATAAAATTCTCGTATTGGGGTAATTGGCCAACAAACGTGCTTCAATGGATTCCCTTTCCCTAATAAAATTTGGTATTCATAGTTGGGCTAAAAAAAGTGCTTCAATGGACTCCCTTTTCCTAAAAATATATTGGAGCGTCCCAATAAATCCCTCCATCTCTTCCAATATCCAGGAAAATTTTATCTCTCCTAATATCTCTTCCAATAAGtccttttctcaaaaaattattggAGCGTCCCAATAAATCCCTCCATCTCTTCCAATTTATGTGAAAATTTGATCTCGCCGCCCGCCCATCGTGCCACCGCCAGGTGGAGAGAAGTCAGGTTGGGTATTCAGTGGAGAAATAGTGGGGATATGAGAAAGCACCACACCCCCAAACCTCAATAGAATTATTGGAAGAGCCCCAATAACCATTTATTATAGCTTTCTTTTCTGAAACCTCTTGGAGATGCTCTAATTTGTTATCGTGCTACGTCTGATGGTTTTTGTTAgggaaaaagtccattttaaacccTAAACTCGTACAGGTTGGGCGAAACGAACCCTTAAGTCGAAATCCCGGTCGATTGCACCCTGAACTACACAATCCTGGTCTAAATTGAATCCTGACATCGTTTGGCAAACAGGGATTGTCGACGTGGCAAAGGATGGCCGGGATCTGTGGCATTTCGCACGACGCACAGTCTGCTCCCCATTGGGCCGGCCCGCTATAggctttatttttttgtttctttaTTCATTTTGTCTACTCCTTTTTTAATTCCTTTTACTTCTCTTTTTatgtttattttttgttttctagaatttgaaatttgttcaaaaattcaagaaaaatgttcagaatttcaaaatagATCATGTTCTTTatttttgtttaaaattcaaaaatgTTTACCATCTTCAAAAAATCCGAGTACTAGAAAATACGTTCGCCTTTCAAAATTGTTTGTTTCAAAAAAATGGGAGTTTGGAAAAAAATCCTATTTCGAAATTTGTTCGTATTTTTCTTTTCTAATTTCCTGTTTTCAATTTTATTCTCGAGTTCTGAAATTTTAAAAATGACCGTGCTCCAAATTTTGTTcgcaatttaaaaaaaatgttcctgttttcaattTTGTTCCGGAGTTCCAAAATTTTAAAAATGACCGTGCTTCAAATTTTGTTCGGGAGTTTCAAAATTGTTtgcaaattttaaaaatattcatgttttcaaTTTTTGTTCGTTCGTTTCAAAAAAGTGCCCTTTTCTCAATAATGTTCGCGTAGCAGGAAATTGTTTTGGAATTTGAAATATGTTCGCGTTTTCAAAATAAATGTTCATGTATTCAATTTTTTGGGGGAGTTGAAAAAATGTTGCCGTTTCCAAAACTTGTTTGAGCTTGCCAAATTTTACTCAAAGTATTTAAACGTGTTTGCGGTTTCATACAACATCCATGATTTTTCAAATTTTAAAAACATTCGGGTCTGCGTCCGTGTCTGTTTTTAAGACCCCGCGCTGCTTTAAGAAACTGGAAGCTGTGTAGGTCAACTGGCTACGGTACTTTTCGGATGCATCTGGCCTCCGTTTCCAACCTTGGGGAGCACAATTTTTTTAAGCGCTACAGTTTATTTTTTTTAAAGCGCTACAGTGTACTTACTCCTACAAAGGACGCACGCGAGACCTGTGGAGAACAAATCAATCAACAAACACGCGAACGAACGCAAGCAACGATGTGATCCACATGCTTCTACCCAGCCGTAGAAGCCAACCTGCAGACCGGACGGGCACGACACCGTCACAACAATCAAAGAATGGCTAAACAAACCAGCCAAGCCAGGAAGAAGGCTCACACGGGCGCGAGCTTCCCGCGCGGCAGGGACATGCTGCGGCGCGTCTCCGGCAAGGGGGCGTTGGTCCTCTCGGCGTACGGCGGCCTGCTCCGGCGATGCTTCCCTTCCGTCACGGCCTCCGCCTCCCGGACCGACGCCCTGACAGACAACAACAAACACCCAAGCAAAATGAAGCCACCGATGCACCGCCAAAGTGACACGCCCAGCTGAAGAATCGTTGGTACGACGTACCTGAGGTCGATGCTCTGGGACTGCCTAGTCGCCGGCGGCGGGAGCTTCTTGGCCGACTTCCGGCTGAGATGGAAGGTGGGCTCGCCGTTGGCCACCTCGTTCTCCACATCGGACCAGTTCTTCCTCACCCTGGCCTCCGACCTCGCCGCCTTACTCCCCGACTCCGCGCCGCCGTTCGCCGTCTGCTGCTCCTCCCTCCGCGCCTTGGCCGCGCTGTCAGGCCTGTTCTTGGTCACGCTCACGCTCTCTCTAACCGTTGGCTTCGCGCTCCGGTTCTCCTCCGAGTCCCGGAATTTCCGCAGGCTCTGCTCCGTCAGAATGGACGCCGGCGTGTTGTTCCTGGACCGGCTGCCCTGCGATGCCTTTGCCGGCGGCTCGGCCCTCGGCGTGGGCGTGCACTCGACGATGCTCTCGGCCTTCTCCACGGTTTTCATGACGGTGCCGCCGGATCTCTCGGCGGAGAACGAGCTTCTCACCGGAGGTGACGGGGTCTTGAACTTGCGTGAGCTGAAGTATAGCTCCCTGCTGATGACGGGTGACTTGTCGTCCACCTCTCGCACCGACAGTGGAGACCGGAACCTTCTCTGCTTTCCAGAAGACGAGCTTCTGATCTGCAAGCACGGAACAAGTCGTATGTTTACTCAGGTTACTTCCTTCTGTGAGAATGAAAATCCATGTTTGAAACAATCAAGTACCTCGCTTGTGCAGGTGTCGACGCTGGAATCCTGCCTAGCCTCAGGCTTGAAGCGCAAGCTGGTGGTGATAAGAGGTGACCTCGCCCTTGCAGCATTTCTGGTCTCGGATGATGTTATACGGTTTGTGGCATCTCTCAGCTGTGCTGCTTCACGCTCCTTATCTTCCAATGCCGATTTCAGTTTACCAATCTGACAAAGGTAGAAGTCGTATCATGACTCATGAGTGAACAAAAACAAAGTTCCAAGGCCTGCTCTGCGTTTCACAACTCAACAACACAATCCCAATGCCGTACGTACCTCTTCCTTGAGGTCTTTGACCTGTGCTCCTTCCTTGTTAACACGGGCTGCGCCAAGTTCTATGGTGGCCACACGCTCAGCGAACTTGAGAGTGCTAATTGTTTCACCGAAAGAATCCGCTTCAGGGTTCACATGCACAAACATCAATGTCTTTGCCTGGCCGCCTGTATCGCAAGAAAAGCAAATGATTAGCCATGTCGGCATTCTTGACGAAACAAGTTCTAAGTCTTGTAAGAGTGTTTTTGTACCTAAGGCGTCTTGCAGCACTTGTGTCAGTTTGCTGTTCCGGTATGGAACGTGTGAACTCTTCTGGGCTAGTGCCGCTATAACATCACCAAGTGCCGATAGTGATTTGTTGATGTGCTTGGCTTCAGTCAGTCTTTCTCCGGCGGCCTCAGATTTGTCCACCCTCTCACTTCCCGCGAGATCCACCAGGTGAAGGCATCCTCTTAAAGTTGAACCAGAAATTATCTCCTTCCCTTGCACATGAACTGTCAACACACTGAAGAGAAGGGAAGCAACGTTACCACATGCAGTGATTATGGCTATGTCGCAGATGTTTGAAGACATGGTCTATACACATGATGCAAGGAGATTATACTAAGGGTATAACCTTATTTGGCGATACAATTCATTTCATTAGTTTTATAGTGAATACCTGTGTGAGCGGCTACTTCGTTCATTAAGGGCAGTTGCTCCAACAGCCCGATTTCTGTGGCCAAGTTTCATTAGGTCCAAAACATCCTTTGTGCACTTCACAGGCACTAGATTGGCATCAGGGATGTTGAGTCCATTTACATGGGAATTGTTACGAATCTCTAATGTGTGTACAGTTAAGAAAAAAATCCAGAAGGAAATTTATGGAACCAAAGTTTTGACAGTGAAGCAAGGAAAGTAAGCATAAAGCAATATATTTGGTATGCACATTGCAACAAAGAAAAGGCATTTTTTGGAAATCATGGAAGGATATCGTTTGTTTGCACCATCAGCCATCAATAGGTCTCTCACTTGTTCATTGTATATTTCAATCATCTGAACCCTCACATCATATGTCGTGGTATCTGATCTGTTTTGAGAAATATCAAACAGATCATTTAGCGACCGGTAGTTTACGCCCAAGGTCTCCACTGCTGTTTTGTCTGGACCACTCTGAGTAACATATGCAAAAAACAAATACATTGTCAAAAAAAAAAAACCCTCCAATAGGACATGCTTCAGTATTAAAGATCTTTATCCCCTCCTTGTAGTTTTTATTATTGCAACTCCTTCCATTATAGTATTGCACGTCGACTGGACATGCCCCACAAATTTAATGGTGTGAACCCAAAAGCAAATAAATGTGAAAAATTACCATAGTGTAGGTTTTTCCTGATCCTGTTTGACCATATGCAAATATACAAACATTATAGCCATCCATCACTGATCTTATAAGTGGTTGTGTATCAACATAAACTTCAGCTGTTACAAAGAAAATGAAAGTGAGTCGACTGGTAGCATTAAGAGTTGCAATTAGAGTACACCATCTCCTACAAAATTACTTTATGGTTTCCCAAAATAACATATCATTCTTATTGATCATGCAAggctttatgcaaaataaacaaGTAATTCTATCTTTGGAATAAGTATATAATAACAAAAAAAATAGCATAACTTTCTTGTGAATCACCAACTATTCTTTAGGAAAGTACTGGAGGGAATGCAATTGATTTGCGGTACATGGGAAACAAAATGAGGAAGTTTAATGATGTACATTGTGAAACATTAGGTCCAAATATTTTGTTGAAAGAGAATATCTTCCGTCCATCCTTTCCTTCCTTTTCAGGGTTAGTAATCATGATCTCCCCGTTTTCCCCAATATGATCCACAGTAGATCGTTGATCAGGTTGGGACTTCGGTAAAGGTTTCACTCTACAGTAGACTCGGATGCTACCTAAGAAACATATTTGAAGTTGTCAGTAACTATTATTTTACTGCAAATAAAATGAATTGAATCCATTTTAGGTTTACCTCTAAGATCTTGGACTTGATTGTACAGCTTACGATTTTCCTCCAGTAACTTGTGGTAAGCATTATGGTTCTGCGCCTCAAAATAGCTTTCTGCAACATTAGAATAATTTTTAGAGACCGAAGAGGACGACAATTGACAAAATTCTAAAACCATTACTCACCTAGCCTCGTCAAGTCTTCCTCCCATTTAGCTCGAGTGGATTCAACTTCGGACTTCATCTCATTGAAGGACAGTTTTAACTTCTGAATATTTCATGTTTAGAAGAAATAATAATTAGCACAATGCGATAATGTCCATAAAATAGATGTCCATATTAATTCTGTATATTCTAACCCTGAACAGGATATTTTTCATTAGATAAGTATAAAATTGGTAGGTAATTTTATTGTTTTTACTGTTATTTATATGTTAAAAAAGGGAACTACAAGGAATACGTGGACTTGCCACTAAATACTTAACATGCAGCTTGACAGTTGAAGAAAAACGGTGTTGATGTTCAAGTTAAGCAGTACAAAAATGCACATCATTCCCTACCTTCAGCTCTTCTTGTTGGCGTTCAAGTCCTTCCCCGTCACCCAAGTGTTTGCGGCTACCACAGGGCAATTGCAAAGATTTTGAAATAGCTTCGATTAACTCCAATTTAGAGCAAACACCACTGTCATCTTTCATCATCTTCCTTAAAAGGGATCTGACCTGTTAGATGGTACATGTTTAAACAGTAAGTTTCAGTAATTGGTGCAGAGTTTTTAGTTTTCAGGACTGCTAATGGCAAATGCTGCCTGTTGCCTATTGATGGTGTACATCATCATAAGGAAAATACACCAAGGAGTACAAATATGATACTGCACCTGATTCCGGTGGGACACAAGCAGAATGGTGAATTCTTTAGAGGCTTGCTCAAGTATTGTTTCAAGGACCTGAAAAAATCCACCACCATAAGTTAGTCCACAGGTGTTCAGCATTGTTTGGTGACGAGATCAGCTAAACTAGTACTAAAAGGGGATCACCAATATATAAGAATAAGCAGAACATACCTACCATATCATCTAAAGGCAAGTCGTCAGCTTCACTCCATTCCAGAAGGAATGCCCGCACAACCCGAAGAACAAACTGCTGGAAAAGTGAGTGCTGAGATTCTTCAACTCTGGTTTCCTCAAGGGAGACCTCggagagaagatgaacaaattCCAGCATCTGTTGGTTCTGGTCAGCTGAGCCTCCAAACCTGGATGAATGTGAAGGCAACCTCTTGCTTGGAGGCGCAATCTTAACAATAGCTCCATACCGCCATATACCGATTCCACCTGAAAGTTTCCACTCGTGGTATGCTTTGAGACAGAGTATGCAGTCCACAACTTTCATTGATGAGCCTCCCTGTGAATTCAGATGCCACAATGTTCAAAATATACAGCTAAATGTCCAAACTCTAGCAGTAACACATAATTCTTATTAGCAAACTTTTTAATAGCTTGATTGAAGATATTTCTTTTGATGAAAATCTGGAGGAGATATTTCATATTTGCTCCATTTGTTTCTCACTAAGATACTCTTGAATATTTGGTCTTAGAAGTTAAAATGAGTACTAACAGAAGAGCCACAACAGTTTCCATTTTCCAGTAATAAACTTTAACCCATTAGTGTTCTTGCAAATGTGGAACAAATTCAGTGAATCGTATCAGGCTATACAATTCAGCAAATCAAGATACTCCTAGTAATCGCTATGATTGTTTTGAAAGGTGTAATGAATAATTGTCATGATATGTCGAGAAAAACAGGGCAACACTTGGAGCAACGGTAGTGCTACGTGAAGGCCGTACCTTCTCAATGTCGGAAGCTTCAAATTCCAAGAGATTCATCTCGCTAACTGCAACGAGGAAGTTCCTCATGTTCTCGAAGTACTGGATCGCGGACTGTGCCGCCCCGTCGGACCACTGCACGGTGTCAATGGGATTCTCAACGACCTGCCAAAACAAACAACAGGCACTGAGATTCCAAGTACTCCCAACAGGCATTTGAAGTCCCTCCCTGAACCCAGTCGACCGGGTTATGGTGGGTGTTATTGGGGATGGATGGGATGTACCTTGGGGATGGCGCCGGGGTTGACGCGGTTGAGGACCTtgcagaggatgaggccgttgcgcAGGGCCATGCAGAAGTCCTCCTCCGACGGCCTGTCCGGCAGGgcctccaccgccgccggcgcCATCTGCCGCAGCCATCGCGCCGCCTCGCACCTCCGCGCAGCTGCGTACGGTATCGGCAGCAGATCAGAGTCAGGGAGGTTACTGATTTCGCGTCGCGATTCGTGCAGACAAACAAACACGATCGTGCGGTCTGTCCTCTCCCTTGCTTTCATGCCCCGATTGATTTATTTTCGAATTCTGAATGCTGAACGAACGGAAACCGGAAATCTGAGATGCTGAATTCATGTGAGCGATTGCAGTGTAGCACTAATCAACTGGTTCTCCCGATTTAAACCGACGGAATGCCGCATGCACTAAATGCATCTCGACTTAAATCAAGCGCAGACCCGAGCACAGTACTAATTACGAGCAATCACCACTGCAGTAAACACAGCTTAATACTACTGCTCTCCGTGTGCGAATGCCGCAACTGCACAAGCTATCAGCGTCCTCACGGAGCACTCAATCCAgccctcgccggcgccggcgccgcagcTCAACTCAACGCCACTCAGACACCGGCGCAACGGCGAAAACGCAGAAGATCACGCACGCACGCAGCatcgcgacggagaaggcgaaacgCGTGGCAGGACTGGAACGCGGAAGGAAGGGAGGAGAGAACTCACCGGCCTCCTCGGCCTTGCGCAGCGCCATCCCCTCGTCGTTGATcttcccgtcgtccgccccgcCGAGCAGCCTCATCTCGCCCGCCGCCGTACCGCCCGCAGATCACGCTCACCTCGAGCTCCTGCCGTACCGTACTGTGCCCCAACGGTAGGCTAGGCAGGAAGGAGTGTTTGAAAAACtccgaccccgagggagagtcagGGGCGGTATGGGGGCAGAGGAGGTGGGCTTTAACTGAAACTTTCCAAGGTGGCCTCGAAGAAGCGATATTTTGAACTCACGGGGGGTGAGGTGCTTCAGCGCTGAAAGATGGGAGGCGTCCGCTGCGGGTCGACCAACAGCGGGCAGCGTCGCCGGCCAATGGAGTCGCGACGAGTCGGAGCTCACGTGCTCGAGGGGTGTGTGGGCGGTGCGCATCGACTGCAGTTCAGCGGCGTATTTATGCTCGGAGCCCCAGAGATTCGAACGCACTTTTTATCCTCTTGTTTCTGTCCGATTACGCTTACGCGACGCGACGCCAGGGGAAGGGGATGGATTCAAAGTTTCAAACGGTCGATCCCCGGTGGTGGGTGGTCAGATGAGATCCAACACCGTGCATGGATGCGTCAGTGGCGGTACTGCCTGCCTTTAATTTTTTATGATTGCATTGCGGTAGACGGGTGTGGATTATGGCCGTATGGGACTGCGTGTGTCGGCTAGCAGCTTCATTTGGATCTATTCACGGATCTTAAACCCCCCTCTCTGCATGGTCACAAAAAACTCATCCATCTAGACGCCTCAAACTATTCTCAAACGTCCGGACTGTTCGGCGTCCCTCGTATCCGACTTAAATGTGGGACAAATATAAGGCAGCCCGGACGTGTCCGTCACATCAGCCCGGCCCAGCCTGGCCCTGCATATATCCCCTCCGATGAACCCTAGACCGTAATCCGCTCGGTCCATTTCATTCTCTTCGTCCTCTCCTCTTCCCAGTCCATCCTCTCCCCTTCCCAATCCGATTCATGACGGATGGCTGCAATGGCTTCGACTTCAATGGTGACAAGAGCGACGTCGATGCGGTCGCTCTCCGCATTGCTTTGTGCCGCTCTCGTCTAGATCAGGGCGGCAACAGCAGAGGCAGCCCATGGAGTGATGCGTCGTCCTCCTGCGCCCGTCGTCGCAGTGCGAGCGTTGTAACCGGACCCGTCCGGTGCGCAACACCGGTGGGAGCGTCGCCCGCTCCGCCCCGCTCCAAgtacgccgcccgccgccaccacgTCCATTGTACCTCCAGAGGGCGTCCATGGGCACCGTTGGGTGCTTGTGCCCTCGCCGGCGCCGGGCTGCTCGAGGACGCCCGAGTCGGAGGAGCTGGTCGCACGGCGCGAGCGGCAATGCGCAAGGAAGGCCATGGCGGCGGGCGAGGCGTCGGCGAGGCGACGGGCACTCGCGCGTGCACTGGTCGATATCCTAAGGACGCGCTCATTGCGTTCATCCTCCGGCACTCCCTAACAACAGTGGAAACGGATGCGCGGCGGCTGCGGCTTGCTATCGAGCTGTCAAAGCACaaggcgtcgatgaaggtggcagcGAAGGCGAGGAGGCACACCCAGGAGCAGGAGCGCTTGCTTCGAAGGCTTGCCAGGGTCACATGGACCTGTTGGGCGACTCCGATGATGACGGCGAGGATCCTCCGGTGGCCGATGCGTACACCGAAGGCAAAAGCAGCACCGTCGATCGCAAGGCAAAGGGGGCGACAAGGAATGGTGATTTTCTCCGCCGTTCCCCATTTAATTAAGTTTTTTTTATCGTACGTTTAGGGTACTGTCCGATTGAAACAACAACTTTTGGTTGTCCGATGATCGTTTATGATAGAGTCATGCCTGATTTAACTAGATTTGGTGCTAGTTCGTTGATCTACGTGAGTTTATTTCCATACATGCATATATTGCATGTATATGAGGAATCAGATTTGAGATATACGGGTGCGGGCGCACCAAAATGATGAGTGCCTGGTCAGTGTCCGCAAACGTGCCAGGACCGCAGGACGTGTTTGCGGACATTTGAGGGGTCGAATTTGATATCTTCGGCCGTAGATGCTCTTAGAGCATAACTAATAGTAACAGCAGGCTATATGGTTGATGTTGCCACGTCACTTATAGCCTACCTTAAGGTTCATAATGGATAGTGTCATAAGTTAGTATCATCCATAAcattagtgtatgatactacctctgtAATATATCTTAGATGACCTCAATATTTATTATGATGGTATCATgatcatctctttcttcatttaattatatACACTATTTAATTAAAATTGtctagttgacatgcatgatattAACTATGACACATTCATTACAGGCAGTCTAATGGCCGACTCATATAATAGTTAGACACGACGCTGGTCATAATGAGAAATAGCTTAGAGTAGTAACATATGTTACTACCTTTCATATAGTAAAGGCATCTTCAAATCAAACTCTCAAACCTCTCGCGCGTCTGGATCATTCTATCTAAACGTAGTTTGCAATCCAACGCAGTCCCATATCGGTCCATCGAAGCATTAGGATGTCAGTTTTTTCACAAACCGGAAAAAAACAAAGAGAGGCTTTGCCAAAGTCTGAACATTCTTTTGATGAATCAAAAGCCACTACGTGCACTTTCTCTGTCTGAATGACGGAAAGCCGCTGCTGGCTAGGTAATTAATTTGGCGGAAGCTAATATGTTTAAAGACAGTATTTGGCGGAAACATGTCTAAAAATGACCATGTACTTGGTGAAAAGTGTTCATGCGAGCAGCCGCCTTCGTAGCCGTTTGATTGATCAGTTGATCCGCGTCCGTGAGAGAGTCGTATGCACCCATCGGTTTGCACGCTGTTTTTCTTTGTTCTTTCGCACGCACCCGTCGCTTTCACACACGAGCCCAGCCTGCTTTCTTTCTTCTGACCGCCAcattgcttagagcatctccagcagttCGGCCCCCCAGAGCGCGAAAAAAAAATGGTCTGGAAGCGAACCGGCGCTAGTTCGGTCCCTGGGGCGACCTAGCTCTCAGTCACGCCCCCAGGCGCCGCCCTCAGGACGCGAAAAATTcgaacttggtcgttcccgctcacAAAAGACGCCACAAGTCGGGCGATCGCAAGCCACAGTTCGGCGTACAAAAAATAGAGCGGCAGAAGTTCGCGTGCGCAACGCATCACTCGGCGGACTCTGCCCCAGGCGTCGGCGGAGTTGGCGTGCGTGGGCttggcggtgtcggagctgcttctgCGCTGGGCGGTGTCGGCGCGGCTTCGGTGATGCTGGGCATCGTGGAGGCGTCATCacgcgggcttggcggcggcgtcgACGTGTGCGTCGGCGTCGGCGGCCTTGTCGAGGGAAGCTGGTTCAgaatgaggccgcgctccgccaagtaccacgccttgaccgcctcatcggtgctctggagcatgtccgccacgCCCAacaggaaagccaggtcggtgtttctCTTCTTCGCGGCTACGTTCgtccggagtaggtcgagcttgacggcgctgctcgacatcaacgccgaccaccgcgcctcggtcttctcttcgcgaAGGACGGCTCGGGCCTGCGCGTCGGCGAGgcagtgctcgatggactcctgcactagCGGTGGCCGCATCGGCCTATTTCCCCTTCTTGGCAAATTTGTTGCTGTCCGGACGCCCTTCCGATGCGCCAGgagtcggcgcgtccggcttgtgggtctccttggccttgtcgaggatgCGCCGGACTtctgcccacttctcgcacttatcAATGCGCTTGTAAACATGGAGGTACTTGAAATTGGCATCGCTGTTGCTCTGCCGGTACAGGGCGAACTTGCGCAGCAACTGCGtggaggaacaaacagttggcgcACGTACACGGCGAAAAGAGGCGGGAGACCggcgtggcatacctgatcctcaacgctggcgccgctctctgggcgagccgcgacctcctcgacgaccccatgccatttattgcacgccccctggatacgcccccaatggttcgccatcgccttggagccgcgctgcatgtagacgcctttgaagtaggggtcgacgagcttgcgctcattgaactcggccttgatgcggtcccagtacgtctcgATGCTTTGCTTCATGCCGGtcatcgggtcgaggcagacgactttccatggtttggcgaggcattcctcctccttggacgcctacttgatgcgcggctcgcctgacctgcccgcccgcttcttcttcttgcgctccttcgccggaacaggcgtcggctcctcctcctcctcgtcattctcctcctcctgctcctcctgcttGTCCttgcctgtaacgccctcgatgcggctatatctcccacgtgtcgaagcacgacttagaggcataaccgcattgaaagcaatgtcgcaagtgaggtaatcttcacacaacccatgtaatacataagggaaagagatacatagttggcttacaatcgccacttcacacaatacatgaataaagcattacatcatccagatacaatcaaggtccgactacggaaccaaaataaaagaagaaccccaaatgcgacaaaggtccccgatcgaccccaactgggctccactactgatcaactagaacgaaacaacacaaagggcaagatcttcatcgagctcctccttgagcttggttgcgtcatctgctcggtaac
This window harbors:
- the LOC119355434 gene encoding kinesin-like protein KIN-14F isoform X1 encodes the protein MRLLGGADDGKINDEGMALRKAEEAAARRCEAARWLRQMAPAAVEALPDRPSEEDFCMALRNGLILCKVLNRVNPGAIPKVVENPIDTVQWSDGAAQSAIQYFENMRNFLVAVSEMNLLEFEASDIEKGGSSMKVVDCILCLKAYHEWKLSGGIGIWRYGAIVKIAPPSKRLPSHSSRFGGSADQNQQMLEFVHLLSEVSLEETRVEESQHSLFQQFVLRVVRAFLLEWSEADDLPLDDMVLETILEQASKEFTILLVSHRNQVRSLLRKMMKDDSGVCSKLELIEAISKSLQLPCGSRKHLGDGEGLERQQEELKKLKLSFNEMKSEVESTRAKWEEDLTRLESYFEAQNHNAYHKLLEENRKLYNQVQDLRGSIRVYCRVKPLPKSQPDQRSTVDHIGENGEIMITNPEKEGKDGRKIFSFNKIFGPNVSQSEVYVDTQPLIRSVMDGYNVCIFAYGQTGSGKTYTMSGPDKTAVETLGVNYRSLNDLFDISQNRSDTTTYDVRVQMIEIYNEQVRDLLMADGANKRLEIRNNSHVNGLNIPDANLVPVKCTKDVLDLMKLGHRNRAVGATALNERSSRSHSVLTVHVQGKEIISGSTLRGCLHLVDLAGSERVDKSEAAGERLTEAKHINKSLSALGDVIAALAQKSSHVPYRNSKLTQVLQDALGGQAKTLMFVHVNPEADSFGETISTLKFAERVATIELGAARVNKEGAQVKDLKEEIGKLKSALEDKEREAAQLRDATNRITSSETRNAARARSPLITTSLRFKPEARQDSSVDTCTSEIRSSSSGKQRRFRSPLSVREVDDKSPVISRELYFSSRKFKTPSPPVRSSFSAERSGGTVMKTVEKAESIVECTPTPRAEPPAKASQGSRSRNNTPASILTEQSLRKFRDSEENRSAKPTVRESVSVTKNRPDSAAKARREEQQTANGGAESGSKAARSEARVRKNWSDVENEVANGEPTFHLSRKSAKKLPPPATRQSQSIDLRASVREAEAVTEGKHRRSRPPYAERTNAPLPETRRSMSLPRGKLAPVLASTAG
- the LOC119355434 gene encoding kinesin-like protein KIN-14F isoform X2 produces the protein MRLLGGADDGKINDEGMALRKAEEAAARRCEAARWLRQMAPAAVEALPDRPSEEDFCMALRNGLILCKVLNRVNPGAIPKVVENPIDTVQWSDGAAQSAIQYFENMRNFLVAVSEMNLLEFEASDIEKGGSSMKVVDCILCLKAYHEWKLSGGIGIWRYGAIVKIAPPSKRLPSHSSRFGGSADQNQQMLEFVHLLSEVSLEETRVEESQHSLFQQFVLRVVRAFLLEWSEADDLPLDDMVLETILEQASKEFTILLVSHRNQVRSLLRKMMKDDSGVCSKLELIEAISKSLQLPCGSRKHLGDGEGLERQQEELKKLKLSFNEMKSEVESTRAKWEEDLTRLESYFEAQNHNAYHKLLEENRKLYNQVQDLRGSIRVYCRVKPLPKSQPDQRSTVDHIGENGEIMITNPEKEGKDGRKIFSFNKIFGPNVSQSEVYVDTQPLIRSVMDGYNVCIFAYGQTGSGKTYTMSGPDKTAVETLGVNYRSLNDLFDISQNRSDTTTYDVRVQMIEIYNEQVRDLLMADGANKRLEIRNNSHVNGLNIPDANLVPVKCTKDVLDLMKLGHRNRAVGATALNERSSRSHSVLTVHVQGKEIISGSTLRGCLHLVDLAGSERVDKSEAAGERLTEAKHINKSLSALGDVIAALAQKSSHVPYRNSKLTQVLQDALGGQAKTLMFVHVNPEADSFGETISTLKFAERVATIELGAARVNKEGAQVKDLKEEIGKLKSALEDKEREAAQLRDATNRITSSETRNAARARSPLITTSLRFKPEARQDSSVDTCTSEIRSSSSGKQRRFRSPLSVREVDDKSPVISRELYFSSRKFKTPSPPVRSSFSAERSGGTVMKTVEKAESIVECTPTPRAEPPAKASQGSRSRNNTPASILTEQSLRKFRDSEENRSAKPTVRESVSVTKNRPDSAAKARREEQQTANGGAESGSKAARSEARVRKNWSDVENEVANGEPTFHLSRKSAKKLPPPATRQSQSIDLRASVREAEAVTEGKHRRSRPPYAERTNAPLPETRRSMSLPRGKLAPV